A single genomic interval of Devosia oryziradicis harbors:
- a CDS encoding DUF2934 domain-containing protein, with product MHTPHESEIRARAYALWESDGSPEGRADDYWHRAERELSEEMNLDLSEEAAEVTQPRPPAGFPAH from the coding sequence ATGCATACGCCACATGAGTCTGAAATTCGCGCTCGCGCCTATGCCCTGTGGGAAAGCGATGGGTCTCCAGAAGGCCGCGCGGACGACTACTGGCACCGCGCCGAACGCGAGCTGAGCGAAGAGATGAACCTCGACCTGTCCGAAGAGGCGGCCGAGGTGACTCAGCCGCGGCCGCCAGCCGGCTTTCCGGCGCATTGA
- a CDS encoding putative quinol monooxygenase: MAGKVFLDGYLEVPPDRAEAVTRALPDHIALTRAEPGCLAFDVVVDPSDPSRFLVSETFTDRAAFDAHQARAKASPWAEVTAGLPRHYNIREES; the protein is encoded by the coding sequence ATGGCCGGCAAGGTGTTTCTCGATGGCTATCTGGAAGTGCCTCCCGATCGAGCGGAGGCAGTCACCCGGGCCTTGCCCGATCACATCGCCCTGACCCGCGCCGAACCGGGCTGCCTGGCTTTCGATGTGGTGGTCGATCCCAGCGACCCGAGCCGCTTTCTTGTCTCCGAAACCTTCACGGATCGCGCCGCCTTCGACGCACACCAGGCCCGCGCGAAGGCATCGCCCTGGGCGGAAGTCACCGCCGGGCTCCCGCGCCATTACAACATCCGCGAAGAGTCCTAG
- a CDS encoding aminoglycoside phosphotransferase family protein — MSDSARFSLPEIVRRRAEGEGPDGEAWLAQLDTTLAGLEDEWGLTIGEALPGGSAAFVAEATDATGASFIIKLPTPGSRIGREEVTVLAIARGKGYVRLIRQDADRHAMLLERLGDRLDDRELPYMGKIDIMCATLLEAWMPVPPGFAWVTGAEKANSLAGMILRLNQQLGQPCSPAVRDTALMYCRDRAAAWRPESAVLAHGDPHPANILEVPETDGHQWKFIDPDGLAIEPAYDLGVLLRAWHEGVSGRHAHDIARSHARHLTSRTQVPAEAIWQWGYIERVSTGLHLMELGETEQGREFLTVAEALTL; from the coding sequence ATGTCGGATTCTGCCAGGTTCTCCCTCCCCGAGATCGTCCGGCGCCGGGCCGAGGGCGAAGGGCCCGACGGAGAGGCCTGGCTGGCCCAACTCGACACCACCCTGGCCGGACTCGAAGACGAATGGGGTCTCACTATTGGCGAGGCCCTGCCCGGCGGCAGCGCGGCCTTTGTCGCCGAGGCAACCGATGCAACCGGCGCCAGCTTCATCATCAAGCTGCCGACGCCGGGAAGCCGGATCGGGCGGGAGGAGGTCACGGTGCTCGCCATCGCTCGGGGCAAGGGCTATGTGCGGCTGATCCGGCAGGATGCCGATCGCCATGCCATGCTGCTGGAACGCCTTGGCGACCGGCTCGACGACCGTGAGCTGCCCTATATGGGCAAGATCGACATCATGTGCGCGACCCTGCTCGAGGCCTGGATGCCCGTGCCGCCCGGCTTCGCCTGGGTCACGGGCGCGGAAAAGGCCAATAGTCTCGCCGGCATGATCCTGCGGCTGAACCAGCAACTGGGCCAGCCATGCTCGCCCGCGGTGCGCGACACCGCCTTGATGTACTGCAGGGACCGGGCGGCCGCCTGGCGGCCGGAAAGTGCCGTGCTGGCGCATGGCGATCCGCATCCGGCCAATATCCTCGAAGTGCCCGAAACCGACGGGCACCAGTGGAAGTTCATCGATCCCGATGGCCTGGCCATCGAGCCCGCCTACGATCTGGGTGTCCTGCTGCGGGCCTGGCATGAAGGCGTCAGCGGTCGACATGCCCACGACATCGCCCGAAGCCACGCCCGCCACCTGACCTCCCGTACGCAGGTGCCGGCCGAAGCCATCTGGCAATGGGGCTATATCGAACGCGTCTCCACCGGCCTGCACCTGATGGAACTGGGCGAAACCGAGCAGGGTCGCGAATTCCTGACTGTGGCCGAAGCCTTGACCCTCTAG